In the Tribolium castaneum strain GA2 chromosome 1, icTriCast1.1, whole genome shotgun sequence genome, one interval contains:
- the RIOK2 gene encoding serine/threonine-protein kinase RIO2 — MGKLNVTIMRYLTGEDFRVLTAIEMGMKNHELVPGPMAASIANLQHGGVHKLLRDLCKHGLLSYERGRKYDGYRLTNMGYDYLALHSLTKRDVIGSFGNQIGVGKESNIYIVANPEGEEVCLKLHRLGRVCFRNVTNKRDYHKHRKSASWLYLSRISATKEFAYMKALYDRKFPVPKPIDFNRHCVIMELVKGRPLCHVMELNDVEALYDELMNLIVKFADSGVIHGDFNEFNIMIKDDEKPVIIDFPQMMSTAHENAEMYFNRDVNCIKTFFKKRFGYESELYPKFSDIERTDALDAEVLCSGFTKDMAKDINRELGIDEETGSEDEEESQDTEEKCTVDSIFDQLKLQDRETQSDSESIDSFDRFESGSVRSCATTIHPDEIRSRVKKQIVSREKKTQRKKCVAKGEASATTRVRRENNDTIKQSKGLWGWE, encoded by the exons ATGGGGAAATTGAACGTAACAATAATGCGTTACCTCACCGGTGAGGATTTCCGGGTTCTAACAGCG ATTGAGATGGGCATGAAAAACCACGAATTGGTTCCGGGCCCCATGGCTGCGTCCATTGCGAATTTGCAGCACGGCGGTGTTCACAAATTGCTGCGTGATTTGTGCAAGCACGGATTATTGAGTTACGAGCGGGGGCGCAAAT acGATGGTTACCGCTTGACCAACATGGGGTATGACTATCTGGCCCTCCATTCGTTAACAAAACGCGACGTTATTGGTTCTTTTGGAAATCAGATTGGGGTGGGGAAGGAGAgtaatatttatattgttgCAAATCCTGAAGGAGAGGAAGTTTGTTTGAAGTTGCATAGATTGGGACGAGTGTGTTTCCGGAATGTTACGAATAAACGAGATTATCACAAGCACAGAAAATCGGCGTCTTGGTTGTACTTATCAAGAATTTCAGCCACTAAAGAATTTGCTTACATGAAGGCGCTGTATGATAGGAAGTTTCCAGTCCCTAAACCCATTGATTTTAATAGACATTGTGTCATCATGGAGTTGGTCAAAGGGCGGCCCTT gtgTCACGTAATGGAATTAAATGACGTGGAGGCGCTTTACGATGAATTAATGAATCTTATTGTTAAGTTTGCCGATAGTGGAGTGATTCATGGTGATTTCAATGAGTTTAACATAATGATAAAAGACGATGAGAAACCTGTAATAATTGATTTCCCTCAAATGATGTCAACAGCTCATGAAAACGCTGAAAT GTATTTTAATAGGGACGTTAACTGTATTaaaactttctttaaaaaacgatttggTTATGAGAGCGAATTATACCCAAAATTCAGCGATATCGAAAGAACGGATGCTCTAGACGCTGAGGTTTTGTGTTCAGGGTTTACGAAAGACATGGCTAAAGATATTAACCGAGAATTGGGTATCGATGAAGAAACTGGGAGCGAAGACGAAGAGGAATCACAAGATACTGAAGAAAAATGCACAGTCGATTCAATTTTTGATCAGTTGAAACTCCAAGATCGCGAAACCCAATCAGATAGTGAATCAATTGATTCGTTTGATAGATTTGAAAGTGGAAGTGTGAGGTCTTGCGCGACCACGATCCACCCAGATGAAATCAGAAGTCGCgtcaaaaaacaaatcgtaAGTAGGGAAAAGAAGACTCAAAGGAAGAAATGTGTAGCTAAGGGCGAAGCTAGCGCCACTACAAGGGTCCGAAGGGAGAATAACGATACCATTAAACAGAGCAAAGGACTGTGGGGATGGGAATGA
- the LOC655263 gene encoding serine/threonine-protein kinase SBK1, producing the protein MGSLMKKSLGGSIHRIREFELEKVNLAEEFDILQIVGEGWFGKILLVEHKATDTEMVLKALPKPYTSIKDFYREFHYGLHLGAHKNIITTYDVAFETAGFYVFSQEYAPLGDLTSNVSDTGIGELHTKRVAKQLSAALEHLHTRDLVHRDVKLDNILVFKSDFSRIKLCDFGETRRAGSVVMRRNEWLPYAPPEVLQVATDGSYMTNTSHDVWQFGIVIFVCLTGCLPWQKAAPDDPRYSRYISWQSSTIPLKRQPKLFKLVSSKAQKLFKKYLEPKPEKRPAGLAEVHRYLEDRWMSKGGMEKTSELPDEEEGLCPSMYSFHSSPEEKNKLLFTLTQYGLETTVDRTAKKDRIRQWIQSSVIEEENEEEIEALSDEEIGPEGERNESRGPVSAPKTNGLETDKTSRRRASTLSLRKVPDFYIPPIDPRIPLEEQKEKNVSRSQIIKTKDKPKDEFSISKALPFQNLQVVNSLSSLDSSDSSTVKHHKINVQLPQSEKYVYGATPNGVSNGVRRSPPVNVRGAEKMYRAYSATEVRGNGHYSRK; encoded by the exons ATGGGAAGTTTGATGAAAAAATCCCTGGGTGGAAGCATACATCGAATCCGCGAGTTTGAACTTGAAAAA GTAAATTTAGCCGAAGAATTCGACATTTTGCAAATCGTGGGCGAAGGATGGTTCGGCAAGATCCTCCTGGTGGAGCACAAGGCCACCGACACCGAGATGGTGCTCAAGGCCCTCCCCAAGCCCTACACCTCCATCAAGGACTTCTACAGGGAGTTCCACTACGGCCTGCACCTGGGGGCGCACAAGAACATCATCACGACCTACGACGTGGCCTTCGAAACGGCCGGATTCTACGTCTTCTCGCAGGAATACGCCCCTCTGG GCGATTTGACTTCCAACGTCTCCGACACCGGCATCGGGGAGCTGCACACGAAGCGCGTGGCGAAACAACTCTCCGCCGCTTTGGAGCACCTCCACACGCGTGACCTGGTGCACCGCGACGTGAAGTTGGACAATATCCTAGTGTTTAAGTCGGACTTTTCGCGTATCAAACTGTGTGATTTCGGAGAGACGCGACGTGCTGGTTCGGTGGTGATGCGACGGAACGAGTGGCTGCCCTATGCGCCCCCGGAGGTGCTCCAAGTCGCCACAGACGGGAGCTACAT GACCAACACTAGTCACGACGTTTGGCAGTTTGGAATTGTGATATTTGTGTGTTTGACCGGGTGTCTTCCATGGCAGAAAGCCGCCCCTGACGACCCCCGGTACTCCAGGTATATTTCCTGGCAAAGCAGCACTATTCCACTGAAAAGACAGCcaaaattgtttaaactgGTGTCGTCCAAAGCCCaaaaactcttcaaaaaatatttagaaccaAAACCCGAGAAAAGACCAGCGGGGCTTGCCGAAGTCCATCGATATTTGGAAGACCGCTGGATGTCCAAAGGCGGGATGGAGAAAACGAGCGAGTTGCCGGATGAAGAGGAGGGGCTTTGCCCCTCAATGTACAGCTTCCACAGCAGTCCggaggaaaaaaataaactactcTTCACCCTAACCCAGTACGGACTTGAGACAACCGTTGACCGAACGGCCAAAAAGGACCGAATCCGCCAGTGGATCCAGTCGAGTGTCATTGAGGAGGAAAACGAAGAAGAAATCGAAGCACTGTCCGATGAAGAAATCGGCCCTGAGGGGGAGCGAAACGAGTCGCGCGGACCTGTCTCAGCCCCCAAAACCAACGGCCTCGAAACGGACAAAACCAGCCGAAGGAGAGCCTCAACGCTCAGTCTTCGCAAAGTTCCGGACTTTTATATCCCCCCGATTGACCCACGAATCCCCCTTGAAGAGCAAAAGGAGAAAAACGTGTCTCGCAGTCAAATCATCAAGACGAAAGACAAGCCGAAGGACGAGTTTTCAATAAGCAAAGCGTTGCCATTCCAGAACTTACAAGTGGTGAACTCACTGTCATCACTTGATTCCAGTGATAGTAGCACAGTGAAGCACCACAAAATTAACGTGCAGTTGCCCCAATCGGAGAAATACGTTTATGGGGCCACCCCTAACGGGGTGAGCAACGGGGTGCGCAGGTCGCCCCCTGTTAACGTACGAGGGGCTGAAAAGATGTACAGGGCGTACTCGGCCACGGAAGTCCGAGGGAATGGACATTACTCAAGGAAATAA